The Aspergillus nidulans FGSC A4 chromosome VII nucleotide sequence ATCTGGTAGTCGCCCTCTCTCAatgccttcttctctgaagGATTTTTCCGACATGCATCGGTACATATCGTTCGGTCCTCCTCTCAACGATCGAAAGGAGAAACctgttgatgacgatgatgtgCCTCACGATTCTGAGAGCCCTGTCCCTATACGCCGCGACAAGCAGTCGCATCAGGTTTTTGGCAATCGCTATGATTTCGAGTCGTCACTATCCGCCGCTATGCGTAAGAAACCAGAACATGACCGCACAATGTTGACCACCCGAGCCAAGTCTGGAGCTCCTGCGCCGCGGTCTGATGCACGAAGTATATCGCCTGTCCTCCAGCTCGCTCAAGCGAGCCCTGAGAAGCCATCTTCGATGCTGTCAAGCAAGCCAAACCGTGAATCCTCCGTGTATCAAGAACTTGTGGATCGATACTGCTTCTTTGGTTCTCCAGCCTCATCCCCGAAACTCAATCACCCGCTCAAAGTCAATGACTCTGGGCCCGCCACcagttcatcttcgccgtcgtcacCACCAAGCTATTCCCCAAACGAGAGTGTAGCTGAAGGGTCACGAAGTCTACCAGCGTCTCCGCCGACCTACTCATATAATTATTTCGAACCCATGCAAGAAAGACTCTTCAAAGAAACGCAAACGCCCGCGATGATAAGCGGATGAGCCACCGCTACCGCTATTCCACTCTATCCGTTACGTGTGATCGCTCCACTTCGTCTTCAAGGTGGGCAATACTACACCCGCATTTCGTTGTAATTTCAGTTCGAGTTTGTCGAGTTGCCCAAGCTACCTTACTTGGTAAACCGCATTTGTATCGTTGCTTGCGTCGGGAGTTgggttgctgctgcatagCATGCAACCGTTATCTTTAACGCATTTTGCTTCATCCGTGCAGTTctactttctttttccctgTTGCGCATTCGGCTAGAACCTCTGCGATGCACCATAAACCGCGAGGTGCCAGTCTTTTGCCTTTTGTATTGTTTACCTAATTTCATGTCTTATGAGATGGCTTGCGGCACACTGGACATTTATCGTGCGATGTTTCATTGCAGCCAACGCAATTATGTCAAGTGATTGGCTCTCCCATGATAATAATGTTCGTGGGTGTTTCCTTTATTTCTTACTTAGCATTATCTCATCTCGCTCTGTTTCCGTTGTGGATGCATTTGGCCAGCCAGGTTTCTCAACGGCGTGCGTTGTCTGAGACTCATTCCATGTTCAAAAGCCCAAGTCTGGTTGTTAATTTAGTCTGCTGATTTGTTCTATGCATGGCGTTAGGAGGTTTTGTCCGTTCCTTTACGGTATTTATCTTGCTCGTTTTCTTAGGGAAGCGTTCGGTCGTTTAGCTGTATTTACGGTTCATTTCATGGGAGTTTTGGGATCATATCAATTGCGACAGATCGCAATCACTACACAGAAACAGACTGATTGAATCATCTTCCAATATTTTCCAGTAGTCTTTGTAGATGGTAAAGACATTAATTATGATGCATCCACAGTAATCGTCAAGTTGATGTTCCTGGTCACATGACCGCCCGCACCCCCCACCCCCCCACCGGCTGCGATCCAAACGCCCCAAACGCCCGCACTCCCGCACCACCTCAGAATCCGCCCGAAAACGCGGCCTGGAAAGCTGTCGTTCATAACGCCCTTTTTCTCTACCCCCACCCGCCAATCAGCGCTTGACGTCGCTTTTTGACTCCTTGCAACTGACCCTCTAGTCTCTTAGTCATTCAGTGAGCCCAAACGCGCTTCGAATCACTCAGTCGCCTACCGCCCACTTATTTAAACCCCTTTCTCCCACTCCTACAAAcaatctttcttcttttcccctctcttcccGAATCCCTCCTTATTTCgacctcgccgccgccaCTTCATCAAAATATTCAACTTCCATCAAATTTCATCCCTTCAAAAACTCCTATACATCTTTTAATACCTATTCATCATGTCTGGACGTAAGTATTTCTCTATCTCCTAAATCTGTCTCCCACTGGACGATTGTCGTCGCCGTTGGACCGTGTCCCAAAACACGTGACGTCAGTCCTTTCCTCCAGATCAACCCTACTTTActcatcctcaacctccGTTATTCTTTACCTTCTGCTAACACTCACTCTACAGGCGGAAAAGGTGGCAAGGGTCTCGGCAAAGGTGGCGCCAAGCGTCACCGCAAGATCCTACGTGACAACATCCAGGGTATCACCAAGCCCGCTATCCGTCGTCTTGCGCGCCGTGGTGGTGTCAAGCGTATCTCTGCCATGATCTACGAAGAGACCCGTGGTGTTCTAAAGTCTTTTCTCGAATCCGTTATCCGTGACGCCGTCACCTACACCGAACACGCTAAGCGCAAGACCGTCACCTCGCTAGACGTGGTCTACGCCCTTAAGCGCCAGGGCCGCACCCTCTACGGTTTCGGTGGCTAGATCTGCCTGCCTCCTGTTATACATTTTATGTTTCGTCTTTGCGTTTTATTTTGCAATGCAATGGGAATATGGGTCTCGGTAGGGTGTTATTCGTTCGGTCGCTCGGGATTTTGGTTGGGATGATGCCTATCACATACAGATTATGAATCGAATTGAATCTTATATCTAGATTattgtctctttcttcttctcgttcgcCCTAGCGCTTGGGATGATATGTGTGGCCTGACCAGTGTCCTTTTTAGATCTCGTAGAGCTTCTGCCTAATAAACATTCTTTTTGTAAAACAAAGTTTGAGGCTGCAAAGCGCAAGTAGCTGATGTTAAAGAAGGATGGGCGTTCTTGGAACTTTACCAGCTTGTAGGGGCTCCAAACCTAACTGTGAGCCGTAAGCCCCAAGCAATCTTGCCATTTTAGGCCGCTCTCTAGCCGATCGATGAATAATTTTAAACCTGTGGTCTGGTAAGTGGCCATATCCCTGGTATGGCGCGGTTAGCAGACTAACAATTATTCTCTAGGCAGGGAGATGGAACAGAGAACTTCCGTATCAATCTCTCATCATGACACTCCCAATCAAATC carries:
- a CDS encoding histone H4.2 (transcript_id=CADANIAT00009137) encodes the protein MSGRGKGGKGLGKGGAKRHRKILRDNIQGITKPAIRRLARRGGVKRISAMIYEETRGVLKSFLESVIRDAVTYTEHAKRKTVTSLDVVYALKRQGRTLYGFGG